In Syngnathus scovelli strain Florida chromosome 11, RoL_Ssco_1.2, whole genome shotgun sequence, one DNA window encodes the following:
- the LOC125977871 gene encoding axonemal dynein light intermediate polypeptide 1-like: MNAPAESLLRYDPPVLVPKSADKKSAKGRPPKPLKSKPQQPADSLLRLRKSITATLEDIKQKNENLLNLMFPPRRWEEANKEWVQRVCSEPSTRVDVVNLEEELDKKLLQTRAMETGICPLRRQLYTECFDELIRQVVLICAERGLLLLRVRDEIKMTIAAYQTFYESSMVFGVRKALHDEQDKVALKDKISDLENLKEELIEKLNHQKKKCVEVKKMAAEKQEAQEKKCTEEIQSLRKNNQQMKVQLEGLLTAKK; this comes from the exons ATGAATGCACCCGCCGAATCTCTCCTCAGATACGATCCTCCAGTTTTAGTTCCCAAAAGTGCAGATAAAAAATCAGCAAAG GGACGTCCTCCAAAACCCCTCAAGTCAAAACCTCAGCAGCCTGCAGACTCTTTACTACGTCTTCGTAAATCCATAACAGCAACGCTTGAAGACATCAAGCAGAAAAATGAGAACCTTCTCAATCTTATGTTTCCACCCAG GAGATGGGAGGAAGCAAACAAAGAGTGGGTGCAAAGAGTCTGCAGTGAACCATCTACTCGAGTGGACGTGGTGAACTTGGAGGAAGAGTTGGATAAGAAGCTGCTGCAAACACGGGCTATGGAGACTGGAATCTGCCCTCTGAGAAGGCAGTTATACACAGAGTGCTTTG ATGAATTGATCAGACAGGTGGTCCTCATTTGTGCCGAGAGGGGTCTCTTGTTGCTGCGGGTAAGAGACGAGATCAAAATGACCATTGCTGCCTATCAGACGTTCTATGAGAGCAGTATGGTTTTTGGCGTGAGGAAAGCCCTGCATGATGAACAGGACAAGGTGGCCCTGAAGGACAAA ATTTCTGATTTAGAGAACTTAAAAGAGGAGCTGATTGAGAAACTGAATcaccaaaaaaagaaatgtgtggAAGTGAAGAAAATGGCAGCTGAAAAACAGGAAGCGCAAGAAAAGAAGTGCACCGAGGAGATTCAGAGcctgaggaaaaacaaccaacagATGAAG GTCCAACTGGAGGGTCTCCTCACAGCAAAAAAGTAA
- the b3galt6 gene encoding beta-1,3-galactosyltransferase 6 — MNFVRLVCRHKTALFLCTVCTFAVVLVFLAKCTSETLKQGHADPPGLAPHASALHPRPEQHDRSASSKDMSAFLVVLITTGPKYTERRSIIRSTWLSKRDSDVLAMFVVGTLGLSNEDLQNLNVEQGRHKDLLLLPDLKDSYDNLTMKLLHMYSWLDHNVDFKFVLKADDDTFARLDILKEELRGKEPTRLYWGFFSGRGRVKSAGKWRESSWELCDYYLPYALGGGYILSSDLVRYVHLNAGYLKIWQSEDVSLGAWLAPVDVRRMHDPRFDTEYKSRGCNNKYLVTHKQSLEDMLEKHQMLQRDGRLCKEEVKLRLSYVYDWAVPPSQCCQRKEGIP; from the coding sequence ATGAATTTTGTTCGTCTCGTCTGCCGCCACAAGACTGCGCTGTTCCTGTGCACTGTGTGCACTTTTGCTGTGGTTCTTGTCTTCTTGGCCAAATGTACCTCAGAAACCCTGAAGCAGGGTCATGCCGATCCACCGGGATTGGCCCCCCATGCCAGCGCTTTACATCCCCGTCCGGAGCAGCACGACCGCTCCGCCTCGTCCAAAGACATGTCGGCATTCCTGGTAGTCCTCATCACAACAGGGCCCAAGTACACGGAGCGTAGAAGTATCATCCGGAGCACGTGGCTGTCCAAGCGGGACTCAGATGTTCTGGCCATGTTTGTTGTAGGAACTTTAGGGCTTTCCAATGAAGACCTTCAGAACCTCAACGTAGAACAAGGACGACACAAGGATCTGCTCCTACTGCCTGACTTGAAAGATTCTTACGATAACCTAACCATGAAGCTGCTGCACATGTATTCCTGGCTGGACCACAATGTGGACTTCAAGTTTGTCCTCAAAGCAGATGATGACACATTCGCTCGCTTGGACATCCTTAAAGAGGAGCTGCGAGGGAAAGAGCCCACTCGCTTGTACTGGGGCTTCTTCTCAGGCCGGGGACGAGTCAAGTCGGCTGGGAAGTGGCGGGAAAGTTCTTGGGAGCTCTGTGACTACTACCTGCCCTACGCTCTGGGCGGTGGCTACATCCTATCATCCGACCTGGTGCGATATGTGCATCTTAATGCAGGCTACTTGAAAATATGGCAGAGTGAGGATGTGTCTTTGGGTGCGTGGTTGGCCCCGGTGGATGTTCGCCGGATGCATGACCCGCGTTTTGACACGGAGTATAAATCCCGTGGTTGCAACAATAAATACTTGGTGACACATAAGCAAAGTCTGGAGGACATGCTGGAGAAGCACCAGATGCTGCAGCGTGACGGCAGGCTCTGTAAGGAGGAAGTCAAATTGCGACTCTCATACGTGTACGACTGGGCTGTGCCCCCCTCGCAATGCTGCCAACGGAAggagggcattccttaa